A window from Verrucomicrobiia bacterium encodes these proteins:
- a CDS encoding SCO family protein, producing the protein MKIAALFLILTAGVVQALTPDEFQALDFKQNLGESLSLNLTFQDENGEKVLLKNYFQGRPVIFVLGYSSCPMLCSLVLDGLVQCLQGLSLKAGASFDVVYLSIDPKETQDRLLTMKEKYLKRYGQINSEKGWHFLRGDLASINIISREIGFSYRYDVRSKQYAHPSGIVVVTSQGKVSQYFLGINYPSPGLAMAIERSAKQKTGTAVKKLLLLCFDYNPETGRYGNVILGSIRLLGILTILSLAVLIRKSHRERL; encoded by the coding sequence ATGAAAATAGCTGCTTTGTTTTTAATTTTAACTGCAGGGGTGGTTCAAGCCCTTACGCCGGATGAGTTTCAAGCATTGGATTTTAAACAAAATTTAGGCGAGTCGCTATCTCTGAATTTGACTTTTCAAGATGAAAATGGAGAAAAGGTTTTGCTCAAAAATTATTTTCAGGGAAGGCCTGTTATTTTTGTATTGGGTTACAGCTCGTGCCCCATGTTGTGTTCGTTGGTTTTGGATGGTTTGGTGCAATGTCTTCAAGGGTTATCATTAAAAGCAGGTGCCTCCTTTGATGTGGTTTATTTGAGTATTGACCCTAAGGAAACTCAGGATCGTTTATTGACGATGAAGGAAAAATATTTGAAACGTTATGGACAAATCAATTCTGAAAAAGGGTGGCATTTTTTAAGGGGCGATTTGGCTTCGATTAATATCATTTCTCGAGAGATTGGATTTTCTTATCGATACGATGTGAGGAGTAAGCAATATGCTCATCCGAGCGGAATTGTTGTTGTGACTTCTCAAGGAAAAGTTTCGCAATATTTTTTGGGGATTAATTATCCTTCGCCAGGATTGGCAATGGCTATTGAGCGATCGGCAAAACAGAAGACCGGAACTGCGGTTAAAAAATTGCTTTTGTTATGTTTTGATTACAATCCGGAAACAGGTCGCTACGGAAATGTTATTTTAGGTTCGATACGTTTGTTGGGTATTTTAACTATTTTGAGTTTGGCTGTTTTGATTAGGAAATCTCACCGTGAGAGGTTATGA
- the coxB gene encoding cytochrome c oxidase subunit II yields the protein MSFPFFPASGSAMATQVDRLFLFLVALTIVVHLIVFGPMIFFLFKYRESKKVDRSPLKFSTLKVELVWIIIPLILVMAVFAWGSHLYVNLQEPPKEAIEVNVVGKQWMWKIQHPEGNREINELHVPVGSVVKLVMTSQDVIHSFFLPVFRIKQDVLPGRYTTEWFQATKVGSYHLFCAEYCGTMHSHMIGRVHVMEPKDYEDWLREGEPTEPLVQSGQKLFQELGCSGCHSMQSQFHAPLLEGIFGRPVPLEEGRMVMADEKYIRDSILLPQLQIAAGYPNIMPSFEGRLSEEEIFQLVAYIKNLSPKKAKSGKGKP from the coding sequence ATGAGTTTTCCGTTTTTTCCAGCATCAGGCTCCGCAATGGCCACTCAGGTTGATAGGTTATTTCTTTTTTTGGTGGCATTGACGATTGTGGTGCATCTGATTGTTTTTGGGCCAATGATTTTTTTCTTATTTAAATATCGTGAAAGTAAAAAAGTTGATCGAAGTCCTCTTAAATTTTCTACGCTTAAGGTCGAGTTAGTTTGGATTATTATTCCTTTAATATTAGTCATGGCAGTTTTTGCTTGGGGCAGTCATTTATATGTTAATTTGCAAGAGCCGCCTAAAGAGGCTATCGAAGTAAATGTTGTCGGGAAGCAGTGGATGTGGAAAATTCAACACCCAGAAGGTAATCGAGAGATTAATGAATTACATGTGCCTGTGGGAAGTGTCGTGAAATTAGTCATGACTTCGCAAGATGTGATTCACAGTTTTTTTCTGCCAGTTTTTCGTATTAAACAAGATGTGTTACCTGGGCGTTATACCACGGAATGGTTTCAAGCGACGAAGGTTGGTAGTTATCATCTTTTTTGTGCAGAATATTGTGGGACGATGCATTCTCATATGATTGGGCGTGTTCATGTGATGGAGCCTAAAGATTATGAAGATTGGTTAAGGGAAGGTGAACCCACGGAACCATTAGTTCAATCTGGCCAAAAGTTATTTCAAGAATTGGGTTGTAGCGGGTGTCACAGTATGCAGTCACAGTTTCATGCGCCTTTGTTAGAAGGGATATTTGGTCGCCCTGTTCCCTTAGAAGAGGGACGCATGGTAATGGCAGACGAAAAATATATTCGAGATTCTATTCTTTTACCACAACTGCAAATTGCAGCGGGATACCCTAATATTATGCCGAGTTTTGAAGGGCGTTTATCGGAAGAAGAAATATTTCAATTGGTTGCCTATATTAAAAATTTGTCTCCGAAAAAAGCAAAAAGTGGGAAGGGAAAACCATGA